CTGGGGAATGTCCATGAACATCAGCATTTATTTAGAGCCGCCATTAGCGAAGAAAGCACAGCAATATGCAGAGAAAATGGGTACAACACGTAATGCGATTATTCGAGAAGCGGTGAAAGTTTGGCTGCTGCAACATGACACAAGTGCATGGCCGGAGAGCGTTGTGAGCTTCCAAGGGATATCAGACTTTCCTCCTTTTGAACAGGGGCGTGATGGCTTTCTTGCGCCAATTGAGGATCTTTTTGAATGATTTATCTTTTAGACACTTGTGTGGTGAGTGATTTCATTAAAGGTGATCGTCGGACGCTTGAACGCATTAAAGAGACATCCCCGCATAGTATTGCAGTTTCGAGCATTACTACGATGGAAATCGCTTATGGATTAGCGCTTAATCCTGAAAAAGCAAAAAAAATTCAACCTATACTCAGTGCTTTTCTAAAAGCGGTTTCAACTTTACCTTTTGAAAATAAAGATGGGGATTGCTCTGGAAAAATTCGTTCTTTTTTACGACGAAAGGGAATGCCCATTCGCGGTTATGATGTTTTGCTAGCGGGTACAGCGTTAAATCGAGGCTTAATTTTGGTGACATCAAATATTCGTGAATTTGAACGTATTGAAGAATTACAGTTAGAAAACTGGCGCGAATAATTACGCCGCTTGCTGAACCACCGCTTTAATTTTTTTAAACGCCGCCACTTCTATTTGACGAATCCTTTCAGCTGAAACGCCTAATGTTGCAGCAAGTTCGTGCAACGTGGCTTTATTCGGAGATAGCCAGCGCGCATTAAGCACCATTTTGGAGCGTTCATCCAAGTCATCTAATGCTTGGTACAATAATTCTTGTCGCACAGCTTCGCTGCTATTTTGTTCAAGTACTTGCTCAGGGTTAGCGCTTTGGTCCACGAGATATTGTGAAGGTGAAAAGGCTGCTTCTTCTGCATCACTATCCGGAGCGGCATCAAACGAGGCATCTGCGGAGTTTAGTCGTGCTTCCATTTGCATCACAGCTTCAGGGGCGACGCCTAAATCTTTGGCGACGTCAGCAATCTCTTGTTGGGTGAACCAGCCTAAGCGATGTTTCATTCTTCTTAAGTTAAAAAACAATTTGCGCTGTGATTTTGTGGTGGCGATTTTGACAATTCGCCAATTTTTGATAATAAATTCGTGAATTTCCGCTTTGATCCAGTGAACCGCAAAAGAGACCAATCTAACGCCAACTTCAGGGTTAAAGCGCCGAACAGCTTTCATCAAGCCAACATTGCCCTCTTGAATCAAGTCGCCTAGCGCCAATCCATAGCCACTGTAGCCACGGGCAATTTTAATAACATAGCGTAAATGAGGAAGAATCAGTTCCTTGGCGGCACTAACATCGCCTTCGCAAAAAAGTTTTGTGGCGTATTTTTGCTCATCTTCTTGGGACAGCATAGGAATTTTATTCGCATAGTGGATAAAGCTATCTAAACTGGATGCTGGTAATGTAGGCGAAAAGACTCGTAATGCAGTGCTCATGTTCTCTCCTCATTTTATTGCTGAACATTATAGATGAGCTGTTTAGGATTGTCATTACCGTTTAATATGCCGATGATAGTGTCGCACAATCAATGCGGCGAGAATTAGCGTAGCCCAGCAACCGAATTGGTTGACAAAAATATCCCATCCAGTTAAATGAAAATGGTCTGCTTTTAAATTCAAAAACGTTAATTGTTCTGCGAGTTGATTAAGCAGATGCGCAAAATAACTTACCCAATAATCGGCGGCAATACCGGTAATAATTCCTAACAGCATACCCAAGTATACCATGGTTAAATTGGATGTTTCTTCTAACGATTCCGGCAGTAAAAAATTAAGCAAGACAACAATAATGACTAAAATAAGAAAAAATGAAATAGCGGTGGCAATAGCAATAGAAGTTGAAATGGATGTAATCACCGACACTGCATAATTTAACCATTGCCCATTCATAGCAACACTTTCTACACCAGGTAAAGAGGCCAGCTCATCAGTCACTTGATTCAGTTCGTCTAAGCTTGGGTTAGAAAAAGTGGTTTTTAGCAGGATGACACCCGGGATTGGGTTCGTATTTAGGTAATCATTTAGTTTTTCAATACCAGATTGTTTTTCAAATTCTTGCAAGCCTTGATCTGGGGAAATAAAGCGAACAAACTGCGTATTACCTTTTGCATTAATCGCATCTGTTGTTTGACTAATATCAGCGTCGCTTAAACCGGGTGTCAGATAAACGCTGATTTGTGCATTTTTATTCAGTGAATCGCCAATGCTGCCTATTCCTTGAAGTAAATAGGTGAGTGTCAAGGGAAGAGACAATAAAATGGATGTGAAAATAATCAGAATGAGAAACCCAAAAAGATGGTGACTTAATAAATCCATCGCTTGAATAAGCACTGCAAAATGCGAACGCTTCTCTGTAGCGCGTTTTGATCCGCGCATGACAGCTCGCTTTGATGTTTTATAGTCTTTCATGCCGTTGACTCATCTAAGGTTTGTTCAGTAAAAATAGCGTTCACAACTGCTGCAGCGTTGAAAATCTGCATATCATCAATCTGTTCACCGACCCCAATAAAGCGTATTGGAATATCGAGGGTCTGTGCAATCGATAATAGCATTCCTCCTTTAGCGGTGCCATCGAGCTTGGTCATTACTATGCCCGTTACACCCATTGCTTCATGAAATTGCTTAGCTTGCTGTAATGCATTTTGACCGATGCTGGCATCAAGAACAAGCAGTGTTTCGTGAGGGGCTTCTGGGTCAACTTTTTGAATAACGCGTTTAATTTTTGCTAGCTCGGCCATGAGTCCTTGTTGAGTATGTAATCGTCCCGCGGTATCAGCAATAAGCACATCTATTTTGCGTGCTTTAGCGGATTGCAAAGCATCAAAAATAACCGAAGCACTGTCAGCGCCTTGTTGTTGTGCAATCACTGGAATATCGTTTCTTTGTCCCCAGGCGGATAATTGTTCGACCGCAGCGGCTCGAAAAGTATCTCCAGCAGCTAACATGACGGTTTTTCCTTCGTCTTTAAATCGTTTTGCCAATTTACCAATGGTGGTGGTTTTTCCGGCGCCATTCATGCCGATCATGAGTAAGACAAAGGGTTTGTCTGAGTCGGCGATGGTCAGTGATTGCTGTCTGACTGAGAGAATACTCACCATAATGGCTTGAAGTTCAGCTTGTAAGTCTTCTCCCGTGGTGATTTTTTTTTGTTTGGCAGATTCCTTCAGCGTTTCGATAATTTTAGCCGTGGCCTCAACGCCAACATCGGCAGCCAGTAAGTGTGTTTCTAGAGTTTCTAATGTTTCCTCATCAAGTTTAGCTGATCCTGAAAAAAGCTGTGTCAAGCCGCTAGCGAATTGGCGACGAGTTTTACTGAGGCCCTGAGAAAGGCGCTGTAACCAAGAAGATTCTTTTGGTTCTTCGCTAGAAGGTGGATTGTTTTGACTTTGGTTCTTTTTGAGAAAATTAAACATGCTATCATTACCTTTTGTAAGTGATGAATAATACTGAGAAATAACTATGAACGCCACCGAAACCAACAACCCCTTGCGTCGTATTAAAAGTTTTGTAAAACGAGAAGGTCGGTTTACACCTGCTCAATCCAAGGCTTTGCTCGAAAACTGGTCGTTTTATGGACTTGATTGCCAGCCGGTTGAAATTTGTCCAGAGAAAGTTTTTGGTCGCGTTGCGCCATTAATTATTGAAATCGGTTTTGGTATGGGGGTGTCTTTTTTAGAGACTATTGAGAAAAATCCCGAGCATGATTTTATTGGTATTGAAGTGCATAGACCTGGTGTTGGTGCGTTTTTGCACCAAGCGCAACAAAAGCAAATCGCCAATGTGCGTGTTTATTGTCACGATGCAGTAGAAGTGTTGCGGCAATCAATCCCTGATAATAGTGTTGATAAAGTATGTATTTTCTTCCCTGATCCCTGGCCAAAAAAGCGCCACAATAAGCGTC
This region of Gammaproteobacteria bacterium genomic DNA includes:
- a CDS encoding CopG family transcriptional regulator, producing the protein MNISIYLEPPLAKKAQQYAEKMGTTRNAIIREAVKVWLLQHDTSAWPESVVSFQGISDFPPFEQGRDGFLAPIEDLFE
- a CDS encoding type II toxin-antitoxin system VapC family toxin; this translates as MIYLLDTCVVSDFIKGDRRTLERIKETSPHSIAVSSITTMEIAYGLALNPEKAKKIQPILSAFLKAVSTLPFENKDGDCSGKIRSFLRRKGMPIRGYDVLLAGTALNRGLILVTSNIREFERIEELQLENWRE
- the rpoH gene encoding RNA polymerase sigma factor RpoH, producing the protein MSTALRVFSPTLPASSLDSFIHYANKIPMLSQEDEQKYATKLFCEGDVSAAKELILPHLRYVIKIARGYSGYGLALGDLIQEGNVGLMKAVRRFNPEVGVRLVSFAVHWIKAEIHEFIIKNWRIVKIATTKSQRKLFFNLRRMKHRLGWFTQQEIADVAKDLGVAPEAVMQMEARLNSADASFDAAPDSDAEEAAFSPSQYLVDQSANPEQVLEQNSSEAVRQELLYQALDDLDERSKMVLNARWLSPNKATLHELAATLGVSAERIRQIEVAAFKKIKAVVQQAA
- a CDS encoding permease-like cell division protein FtsX, which produces MKDYKTSKRAVMRGSKRATEKRSHFAVLIQAMDLLSHHLFGFLILIIFTSILLSLPLTLTYLLQGIGSIGDSLNKNAQISVYLTPGLSDADISQTTDAINAKGNTQFVRFISPDQGLQEFEKQSGIEKLNDYLNTNPIPGVILLKTTFSNPSLDELNQVTDELASLPGVESVAMNGQWLNYAVSVITSISTSIAIATAISFFLILVIIVVLLNFLLPESLEETSNLTMVYLGMLLGIITGIAADYWVSYFAHLLNQLAEQLTFLNLKADHFHLTGWDIFVNQFGCWATLILAALIVRHYHRHIKR
- the ftsY gene encoding signal recognition particle-docking protein FtsY, whose protein sequence is MFNFLKKNQSQNNPPSSEEPKESSWLQRLSQGLSKTRRQFASGLTQLFSGSAKLDEETLETLETHLLAADVGVEATAKIIETLKESAKQKKITTGEDLQAELQAIMVSILSVRQQSLTIADSDKPFVLLMIGMNGAGKTTTIGKLAKRFKDEGKTVMLAAGDTFRAAAVEQLSAWGQRNDIPVIAQQQGADSASVIFDALQSAKARKIDVLIADTAGRLHTQQGLMAELAKIKRVIQKVDPEAPHETLLVLDASIGQNALQQAKQFHEAMGVTGIVMTKLDGTAKGGMLLSIAQTLDIPIRFIGVGEQIDDMQIFNAAAVVNAIFTEQTLDESTA
- the trmB gene encoding tRNA (guanosine(46)-N7)-methyltransferase TrmB — translated: MNATETNNPLRRIKSFVKREGRFTPAQSKALLENWSFYGLDCQPVEICPEKVFGRVAPLIIEIGFGMGVSFLETIEKNPEHDFIGIEVHRPGVGAFLHQAQQKQIANVRVYCHDAVEVLRQSIPDNSVDKVCIFFPDPWPKKRHNKRRLIQSEFVELIAKKLKKGGCLHLATDWENYAEHMLAVLQLSSLINTSESGDYVPRPESRVSTKYEQRGERLGHMVRDLMFAKF